From Haloarcula sp. CBA1127, a single genomic window includes:
- a CDS encoding DUF555 domain-containing protein codes for MNYLVAMEAAWLVRDVDDIDDAIGVAVSEAGKRLNEAEMDYVEVEVGATGCPACGEPFDSAFIAADTALVGLVLEMDVFNAESPEHAQRIAKSEIGGALRDVPLKVVEVFETEADEDEAEAEA; via the coding sequence ATGAACTACCTCGTGGCGATGGAAGCAGCCTGGCTGGTTCGTGACGTAGACGACATAGACGACGCTATCGGTGTCGCAGTGAGCGAAGCGGGGAAGCGACTCAACGAAGCCGAGATGGACTACGTTGAGGTCGAAGTCGGTGCGACCGGCTGCCCGGCCTGTGGCGAACCGTTCGACTCGGCGTTTATCGCGGCCGACACGGCGCTCGTCGGACTGGTACTCGAAATGGATGTGTTCAACGCCGAATCCCCCGAGCACGCCCAGCGGATCGCCAAGAGCGAAATCGGCGGCGCACTGCGGGACGTCCCGCTGAAAGTCGTCGAGGTCTTCGAGACCGAAGCCGACGAGGACGAAGCCGAAGCCGAGGCGTAA
- the psmB gene encoding archaeal proteasome endopeptidase complex subunit beta gives MRDMTPGPDLSGPQAADEFQSDPYAPEVGELPEQSAQDSEKVNKTGTTTIGISTSEGVVIATDMRASLGGRFVSNKNVQKVEQIHPTAALTLVGSVGGAQSFIRTLRAEVNLYEARRGEDISMKALSTLAGNFARGGPFFAINPILGGVDDDGHHVYSIDPAGGVMKDDYTVTGSGLTVAYGTLEDRYEEDMTNDEAKEVAAASIKAAAERDTGSGNGIYLADVTADGVDINGYDFDELL, from the coding sequence ATGCGAGATATGACTCCGGGGCCGGACCTTTCTGGACCCCAGGCTGCTGACGAGTTCCAGAGCGACCCGTACGCGCCCGAAGTCGGCGAACTCCCCGAACAGTCCGCACAGGATTCGGAGAAGGTGAACAAGACCGGGACGACCACTATCGGTATCAGCACGTCCGAAGGCGTCGTCATCGCGACGGATATGCGCGCTTCGCTCGGCGGTCGCTTCGTCTCGAACAAGAACGTCCAGAAGGTCGAGCAGATTCACCCCACGGCGGCGCTCACCCTTGTCGGGAGTGTCGGCGGCGCACAGTCGTTCATCCGGACGCTTCGGGCGGAGGTCAATCTCTACGAAGCCCGACGCGGTGAGGACATCAGCATGAAAGCCCTCTCGACGCTGGCCGGTAACTTCGCCCGCGGCGGTCCCTTCTTCGCTATCAACCCCATCCTCGGCGGCGTCGACGACGACGGCCACCACGTCTACTCCATCGATCCGGCCGGCGGCGTCATGAAAGACGACTACACTGTAACCGGCTCCGGGCTCACCGTCGCGTACGGGACCCTCGAAGACCGCTACGAGGAAGACATGACCAACGACGAGGCCAAAGAAGTCGCTGCTGCCTCCATCAAGGCTGCTGCCGAGCGTGACACCGGCTCCGGTAACGGGATCTACCTCGCTGATGTCACCGCTGACGGCGTCGACATCAACGGCTACGACTTCGACGAACTGCTGTAG